A single Pirellulaceae bacterium DNA region contains:
- a CDS encoding Gfo/Idh/MocA family oxidoreductase has translation MIRIGTVGLGYWGPNLLRCLTEIPNCKVTAVCDQRPDQLLRMRERHPSVRCFQDFSQMLESNLVDAVVIATPTTTHFPLAMQALERGLHVMVEKPLAQTSEQCRDMIATAESLSRVLFVGHVFLHSTPVLKLKELIDQGELGRLSYISSRRLNLGPVRKDVGALYDLATHDISMMLYLLDDNPLRVSCTGIDLLKPGNHDVCNLTMHFPENRMGMIHVSWLDPRKERVLTVVGDKKMAVYDDLDQEKIKVFDKGVNLPPPAGDFAEFQFSYRHGGSYSPYLNEKEPLKAECTDFIRCIVDGGLPVTGGENGLAVVEVLEAAHRSLLRDGAPVWLGTDIELDERHASRAAR, from the coding sequence ATGATTCGAATTGGTACGGTTGGATTGGGGTACTGGGGCCCTAATCTACTGCGGTGCTTGACCGAAATCCCGAATTGCAAAGTAACAGCGGTTTGTGATCAACGGCCAGATCAGTTGCTGCGCATGCGCGAGCGACACCCAAGCGTACGCTGTTTCCAAGATTTTTCACAGATGTTGGAGAGCAATCTAGTTGACGCGGTGGTCATTGCTACTCCGACGACCACGCACTTTCCTTTGGCCATGCAAGCTCTGGAACGAGGGCTGCATGTCATGGTGGAAAAGCCCTTGGCGCAAACGTCGGAACAGTGTCGCGACATGATAGCGACGGCTGAATCACTGTCGAGAGTGTTATTCGTGGGCCACGTGTTTCTGCATTCTACGCCAGTACTGAAGCTGAAAGAACTGATCGACCAAGGAGAGCTAGGGCGACTGAGCTACATCAGCAGTCGGCGACTGAATCTCGGGCCAGTTCGAAAAGATGTAGGCGCTTTGTATGACCTGGCGACGCACGACATCTCGATGATGCTATACCTCCTGGACGATAATCCTCTGCGAGTTAGCTGCACCGGAATCGACTTGTTGAAGCCTGGTAATCACGATGTCTGTAATTTGACAATGCATTTTCCAGAGAACCGCATGGGCATGATCCATGTCAGTTGGCTGGACCCGCGTAAGGAACGCGTATTGACGGTTGTCGGGGACAAGAAGATGGCCGTGTACGACGACTTGGATCAAGAAAAGATCAAGGTGTTCGACAAGGGGGTCAATTTACCTCCACCGGCCGGCGATTTTGCCGAATTCCAGTTCTCCTATCGACACGGCGGGAGTTATAGCCCGTACCTGAATGAGAAAGAACCGCTGAAGGCGGAGTGCACTGATTTCATACGCTGCATTGTGGATGGCGGCTTGCCAGTCACAGGCGGGGAAAATGGTTTGGCAGTGGTTGAAGTGTTGGAAGCTGCACATCGTTCGCTGCTTCGCGACGGTGCTCCCGTCTGGTTGGGCACAGATATCGAGCTTGACGAGCGGCACGCTTCGCGAGCAGCACGTTGA
- a CDS encoding N-acetyltransferase yields the protein MKVNIHPQALVESSDIGEGTSIWAFAHVMQNVRIGSGCNIGDHTFLESGASVGNQVTIKNQVCIWEGITIEDGVLIGPRVTFTNDRYPRSPRMPEAQQRYTVRENWLCRTVVRWGCSIGAGAVICPGLELGYYSVIAAGAVVSRNVPAFSLVRGNPARFAGNMCSCGQPLKGPWESTQCGQCGETGCSRQERLNSRLSLASHVESTSGFKQHS from the coding sequence ATGAAAGTTAACATTCACCCTCAAGCACTGGTCGAATCGTCAGACATCGGCGAAGGCACTAGTATCTGGGCATTTGCTCATGTCATGCAGAATGTGCGAATTGGCAGTGGTTGTAACATCGGCGACCACACATTCCTGGAATCAGGCGCTTCGGTCGGCAACCAGGTAACCATCAAGAACCAGGTCTGCATTTGGGAAGGGATCACTATCGAAGACGGTGTACTGATCGGCCCGCGCGTCACGTTTACCAACGATCGCTATCCGCGATCTCCGAGAATGCCAGAAGCCCAACAGCGTTATACCGTCCGCGAAAACTGGTTGTGCCGGACGGTTGTTCGCTGGGGCTGTTCGATTGGTGCAGGGGCGGTTATCTGCCCAGGACTAGAGCTGGGATATTACTCGGTGATCGCAGCCGGTGCCGTGGTTAGTCGGAATGTGCCAGCGTTTTCATTGGTTCGTGGCAATCCAGCCCGATTCGCTGGGAACATGTGCAGTTGTGGACAGCCGCTGAAAGGGCCGTGGGAGAGCACCCAGTGTGGCCAGTGCGGTGAAACCGGTTGTAGCAGGCAGGAGCGACTGAATAGCCGGCTTTCGCTGGCATCGCATGTTGAATCGACGTCCGGCTTTAAGCAGCATAGTTAA
- a CDS encoding DegT/DnrJ/EryC1/StrS family aminotransferase, whose translation MNARPQPNTGRNLPPIPLVDLATQSQQIRDEVLQRMARVIDEGRYILGQEVAEFETQFAQYCQVPHCVGVANGTDALHLALKVLGIGPGDEVITVGNSFAATAFAIAYTGATAVLVDIDPQTYNIDANLVEEAVTSRTRAILPVHLYGHPAPMREILDIAGRHNLRVVEDCAQSHGAEISGQRCGSFGDIGCFSFYPGKNLGAFGDGGGIVTRDPDIAEQLTLWRNYGQKVKNRHDLLGFNCRLDTLQACVLLTKMQYIQQWTEQRRQVAAWYTEELRDTELELPSEQAGYKHVYHLYVVRHRQRDRLSAHLAQQNIACGVHYPNPLYRAQPFHGAITLPWGLPVCSQYSNEILSLPLYPEMTRHQVERVAEGVRTFVSSAVGKS comes from the coding sequence ATGAACGCCAGACCTCAGCCCAATACTGGCCGCAATTTGCCGCCAATCCCACTTGTAGATTTAGCCACTCAGTCGCAGCAAATTCGCGATGAAGTTCTGCAGCGCATGGCGCGGGTAATTGACGAAGGCCGGTATATACTTGGCCAGGAAGTAGCCGAGTTTGAAACTCAATTTGCACAATACTGCCAAGTGCCGCATTGCGTCGGAGTAGCCAACGGAACGGACGCGCTGCATCTGGCACTGAAAGTCCTGGGCATCGGTCCAGGTGATGAAGTCATAACCGTGGGAAATTCATTTGCGGCTACCGCATTCGCCATCGCTTATACGGGTGCCACAGCGGTATTGGTCGACATTGACCCTCAAACATACAATATCGACGCCAACTTGGTTGAAGAAGCGGTCACATCTAGAACTCGCGCCATTCTGCCCGTTCACCTCTACGGGCATCCAGCCCCGATGAGAGAGATACTGGATATTGCTGGCAGGCACAATCTGCGAGTCGTAGAGGACTGCGCACAATCGCACGGCGCAGAAATCAGTGGCCAGCGCTGTGGGTCGTTCGGGGACATAGGTTGTTTCAGCTTTTATCCCGGCAAGAATCTTGGAGCCTTTGGCGACGGTGGCGGAATTGTAACTCGCGATCCGGACATCGCTGAGCAATTAACGTTGTGGCGAAATTACGGCCAAAAGGTCAAGAATCGTCACGACTTGCTGGGGTTCAATTGCCGGTTAGATACGCTGCAAGCCTGTGTGCTGTTGACCAAGATGCAGTATATCCAGCAATGGACTGAACAACGGCGTCAGGTAGCGGCTTGGTACACTGAGGAACTGCGTGATACCGAACTAGAATTACCCAGTGAGCAGGCTGGATACAAGCATGTCTATCACTTGTATGTCGTTCGCCACCGGCAACGCGACCGATTAAGCGCGCACTTGGCCCAGCAGAATATTGCCTGCGGCGTGCATTACCCCAATCCGCTCTATCGAGCACAACCATTTCACGGTGCGATAACCTTGCCCTGGGGATTGCCGGTTTGCAGTCAGTACTCCAACGAGATCCTGTCGTTGCCTTTGTATCCTGAAATGACTCGGCACCAAGTGGAACGTGTTGCGGAGGGTGTTCGCACCTTTGTCTCAAGCGCAGTTGGCAAGTCGTAA
- a CDS encoding GNAT family N-acetyltransferase: protein MLTIRDYREIPEWDEFVRRHPKGSALHTGAMIRSHEATKKHIPYAIGALDSTGKLCALLVAVRVTTGAHAASTMATRSIQFAEPIYLEEANGHLGVRLLIAQHDAYMASRALFAEVRPLFDVSAGQDPLVDCGYQKLGYVNYELPLCSCEDELFRRLGGKRRNNVRSAQRKGVEVREQNTPQGIAEFYALVCASYARSKLPVVDCSLFEAASKEFLAQHWRIYTAYFEGRAVSSGCFLAFKNRVICWYAGTLRIPGVPAMSCLFWHAMRTFAAEGYEVFDLAGGGWEGESYGPGQFKSKFGGQQTNFGRYRKVYSPWKMKVANAIYQRVRDFLAPGEELARASK, encoded by the coding sequence TTGTTGACGATACGTGACTACCGGGAGATTCCCGAATGGGACGAATTCGTGCGCCGCCATCCCAAGGGATCCGCCTTGCATACTGGCGCTATGATTCGTAGCCACGAGGCAACGAAGAAGCATATCCCTTATGCTATCGGTGCCCTGGATTCTACCGGTAAACTGTGTGCGCTGTTGGTCGCCGTTCGCGTCACGACAGGTGCACACGCAGCCTCGACCATGGCCACACGCTCCATTCAGTTTGCTGAGCCAATTTATTTGGAGGAAGCGAATGGACATCTGGGGGTCAGACTGCTGATCGCGCAACACGATGCCTACATGGCGTCGCGAGCGTTGTTCGCCGAAGTGCGTCCGCTGTTTGATGTAAGCGCTGGCCAAGACCCGCTGGTGGACTGCGGATACCAGAAGCTGGGCTACGTGAATTATGAACTGCCGTTGTGTTCCTGCGAGGACGAGCTGTTTAGACGTTTGGGAGGCAAACGTCGCAATAATGTGCGCAGCGCACAGCGCAAGGGAGTTGAGGTTCGAGAACAGAACACACCCCAGGGCATCGCAGAATTCTATGCGCTGGTATGTGCAAGCTACGCGCGATCGAAGTTGCCGGTGGTGGACTGTTCGCTCTTTGAAGCTGCCTCCAAGGAGTTCCTGGCCCAGCACTGGCGAATCTACACAGCATATTTCGAGGGGCGAGCGGTTTCATCGGGCTGCTTTCTGGCTTTTAAAAACCGGGTTATTTGTTGGTACGCCGGAACTTTGCGTATTCCCGGAGTTCCCGCAATGAGCTGTTTGTTCTGGCACGCTATGCGGACGTTTGCAGCCGAAGGGTACGAGGTATTTGACTTGGCAGGTGGCGGCTGGGAGGGTGAGAGTTATGGCCCTGGTCAATTCAAATCAAAATTTGGTGGCCAACAAACCAATTTCGGTAGATACCGCAAGGTCTACTCGCCGTGGAAAATGAAAGTTGCTAACGCGATTTATCAGCGAGTTCGAGACTTTCTGGCCCCCGGCGAAGAACTAGCAAGAGCCTCCAAGTAG
- a CDS encoding glycosyltransferase, whose product MTKRSRPIRILMLLENASFPDDTRVRMQSQVLSAAGYELTVICPTNRLATRKYETVDGVRVFRYPQPPELGGLLGYMIEYGYSIVMQFLLSLFVMMRGGFDAIHMHTPPDVNAIIPAFYRLFGKRFIYDLHDLSPELYHAQRLGRGNRLVTKVLLGFEKFASRTADLLIATNETQRQVQIRRCGAQPVRCHVVRNGPNESFLQAKTSAARPSGESLIVIGYVGVMGIQDGVDYLVRAIDIVVRQYRRDDLRVVLVGHGAALSELQALTRSLGLQDIITFTGRIPFADIPAMIAEFDICCTPDPSNPYNDSCTTIKTMEYMALGKPVVCFETPENIKTAGAAALYAKDNDIQQYARLINQLMGDVELRQKLGAVGRERIEKQLAWKHQASQLVHAYDSLFGITRSWSNRTLELTANCQYSIASLPQSELNGTSAHCELSQTAHYAFPGEVQSVFARHLASDVEKTRLSLAFRMYYLLRPLIPLSVRQFLQRSRRQAIQPIPDWYTPVTFLRELKSAVDCAEAAGHEQPVLHPWPDGQRYAVSLTHDIETAEGQRCVREIVDMEEKYGLKSAWYFVPHKYRLDLGLIRELVARGNEIGIHGYNHDGRLFASQSIFNYRVKHINEAGRRFNATGFRAPMVHRNLQWMQQLEFDYDASCFDIDPYQAMPGGVGSPWPMIVGKLVELPYTLPQDHTLFVSLGETCPRIWLHKLQLLRSISGMALLVTHPDYLKAAVHRESYLRLCEHLWQSPEKWLALPHEIASWWRARQATTILADGTLAGPAAQRGRVTHLSKLLADLPEQLASSLVN is encoded by the coding sequence ATGACCAAGCGCTCGCGCCCAATCAGAATCTTGATGCTGCTGGAAAACGCATCATTCCCCGACGATACGCGCGTGCGCATGCAATCGCAAGTACTGTCCGCCGCTGGCTATGAGTTGACCGTCATCTGCCCTACGAACCGATTGGCCACGCGAAAATACGAAACAGTCGACGGCGTGCGCGTATTTCGCTATCCGCAACCTCCCGAACTAGGCGGCCTGCTAGGCTACATGATTGAATACGGTTATTCGATTGTCATGCAGTTTCTATTGAGTCTGTTCGTCATGATGCGTGGCGGGTTTGATGCCATTCACATGCATACACCGCCGGACGTAAACGCAATCATTCCCGCATTTTACCGACTATTTGGCAAGCGGTTTATTTACGACCTGCATGATCTGTCCCCAGAGCTGTACCATGCCCAACGCCTGGGCCGTGGCAACCGGCTAGTTACTAAAGTGCTCTTGGGGTTCGAAAAGTTCGCCTCGCGAACTGCCGATCTACTGATCGCTACCAACGAAACACAACGCCAGGTTCAGATTCGTCGCTGTGGTGCTCAACCAGTTCGTTGCCACGTTGTGCGCAACGGACCCAATGAGTCATTTCTGCAAGCAAAGACTTCGGCAGCTCGGCCGAGCGGTGAGTCGCTTATCGTTATTGGCTATGTAGGCGTGATGGGTATTCAAGATGGCGTAGATTACCTGGTGCGCGCTATCGACATTGTGGTACGACAATACCGACGTGATGATTTGCGAGTTGTCTTGGTTGGCCATGGCGCCGCCCTGAGCGAGTTGCAGGCCCTGACGCGCTCCCTGGGGCTCCAGGATATCATTACCTTCACAGGGCGAATACCTTTCGCCGACATCCCGGCCATGATCGCCGAGTTTGATATTTGTTGTACTCCAGACCCCAGCAATCCTTACAACGACAGCTGCACGACCATCAAGACTATGGAGTATATGGCTCTGGGCAAGCCCGTAGTGTGCTTTGAAACTCCAGAGAATATTAAGACGGCTGGAGCGGCGGCACTGTATGCTAAAGATAATGACATCCAACAGTACGCACGCCTCATTAATCAGTTGATGGGCGATGTGGAGCTGCGACAGAAGTTAGGCGCTGTGGGGCGCGAAAGAATTGAAAAACAGCTTGCTTGGAAACATCAGGCCAGCCAGCTCGTGCATGCCTATGACAGTCTATTCGGCATTACGCGCAGTTGGTCCAATCGTACGCTGGAGTTGACGGCGAATTGCCAGTATTCGATCGCATCACTTCCCCAAAGTGAGCTAAACGGGACGTCAGCACACTGCGAACTTTCACAGACCGCTCATTACGCTTTTCCTGGAGAAGTTCAATCTGTGTTTGCCAGGCATCTTGCAAGCGATGTCGAGAAAACTCGCTTAAGCCTAGCGTTCCGAATGTACTATCTGCTGCGTCCGCTGATTCCCTTGTCCGTGCGTCAATTCTTGCAGCGGTCGCGACGCCAAGCGATACAGCCGATTCCGGATTGGTACACTCCGGTGACCTTCTTGCGTGAACTGAAATCGGCGGTGGATTGTGCGGAAGCTGCGGGTCATGAACAACCCGTGCTTCACCCCTGGCCGGATGGGCAGAGGTACGCCGTTTCACTTACGCACGACATCGAGACGGCGGAGGGCCAGCGCTGCGTTCGGGAGATCGTTGACATGGAGGAAAAGTATGGCTTGAAGTCTGCTTGGTATTTCGTGCCGCACAAGTATCGACTGGACCTCGGGTTGATTCGAGAATTGGTTGCCCGCGGAAACGAAATCGGCATACATGGATACAATCACGACGGGCGGTTGTTCGCCTCGCAGTCGATTTTCAATTACCGTGTGAAACACATTAATGAGGCAGGCAGGCGGTTCAATGCCACAGGCTTTCGAGCGCCGATGGTGCACCGCAATCTGCAGTGGATGCAGCAGCTAGAATTTGACTATGACGCCTCCTGCTTTGATATCGACCCTTATCAAGCGATGCCCGGTGGTGTCGGCAGTCCATGGCCTATGATCGTGGGCAAATTAGTGGAATTGCCATACACCCTGCCACAAGACCATACCCTGTTTGTATCACTCGGTGAGACCTGCCCTCGGATTTGGCTGCATAAGCTACAGTTGCTGCGAAGCATTTCTGGCATGGCCTTGCTGGTAACACACCCGGATTACTTGAAAGCTGCTGTCCATCGGGAGAGTTACCTGCGACTATGCGAACATCTGTGGCAATCGCCAGAAAAATGGCTAGCTTTGCCTCATGAGATTGCATCTTGGTGGCGGGCCCGTCAAGCAACTACGATTCTGGCTGATGGGACGCTCGCAGGTCCCGCCGCCCAACGCGGCCGAGTGACACATCTTTCAAAACTACTGGCCGACTTGCCCGAACAGCTGGCCAGCTCATTAGTGAACTAG
- a CDS encoding SLC13 family permease: MENWEAWLSISVALSLLVGLAFRVATADVLALIGLAAIMLAQNVTGTKLLPSPTEAVAGFGNAGLITVALLFAAVAGLEFTGGTQLATGWLLDKARTLRGAQFRLLAPAAIASAFLNNTPIVAALLPVTDDLSKRLRVSPSRLLLPLSYAVILGGLCTLMGTSTNLIVRDLYEQRFNSSLSFFAPAPVGIPALVVVLVYMITCSRVLLRDRRPAVSASDDPKQYTVEVQVDPAGPLVGKTVEEAGLRHLPGLYLAEIQRENNIITAAKPSERLLGGDALILVGALDTVVDLRKIRGLISPDDQARKLQVPAWRRTLVEAVVSARCSLLGKTIREGQFRSQFGAAVVAVARGDRRLSGKIGDVRLEVGDVLLLEAAPSFMHRQRELRDFILVSAVEKAAVRRHDRAALSVIIMLGLVAVAALNVASILTASLIGALLMVLCRCCTQGEALRSVEWSVLIVIGAAIGIGNALDKSGAASSLANGLLELAGGNPLWSLAAVYLATMLTTELVTNNAAAVLMFSIATSAAAKLGVDVTPFVIVVMIAASASFLTPFGYQTNMMVYGAGAYRISDYVRFGLPVTLILFALSMVIVPWYWPLVSK; this comes from the coding sequence ATGGAGAATTGGGAGGCGTGGCTGTCGATTTCAGTCGCGCTTAGCTTGTTGGTGGGGTTGGCTTTTCGGGTGGCTACGGCCGACGTCTTGGCGCTGATTGGCCTGGCCGCGATTATGCTGGCACAGAACGTGACGGGCACCAAGCTGCTACCATCGCCTACCGAAGCCGTTGCTGGATTTGGAAACGCGGGGCTGATTACTGTGGCGTTGCTGTTTGCAGCGGTTGCCGGATTGGAATTTACAGGTGGGACACAACTGGCGACCGGATGGCTGCTGGATAAAGCCCGGACGCTGCGCGGAGCGCAGTTCCGATTACTTGCACCTGCGGCGATCGCCAGCGCCTTTTTGAACAACACACCAATTGTGGCGGCATTGTTGCCGGTGACAGATGATTTGAGCAAGCGTTTGAGAGTTAGCCCCAGTCGCCTGCTACTGCCACTGTCGTACGCGGTAATTCTTGGCGGACTGTGCACGCTGATGGGAACGAGCACGAATCTAATCGTGCGGGATTTGTACGAGCAGCGATTTAACTCCAGTTTGAGCTTTTTCGCACCGGCACCGGTAGGCATTCCCGCACTGGTAGTAGTGCTCGTCTACATGATTACCTGTTCCAGAGTACTGCTTCGCGATCGCCGACCGGCGGTGAGCGCGTCGGATGACCCCAAGCAATATACGGTCGAAGTGCAAGTAGACCCTGCTGGTCCGCTGGTTGGGAAGACTGTCGAAGAAGCCGGCTTGCGTCATCTGCCGGGCCTATACCTGGCGGAAATTCAGCGTGAAAACAATATCATCACAGCAGCCAAGCCCAGTGAGCGCTTGCTGGGTGGCGATGCGCTGATTCTAGTTGGTGCGTTAGACACTGTGGTCGATCTGCGCAAGATTCGTGGTCTGATTAGTCCCGATGATCAAGCGCGTAAGTTGCAAGTTCCGGCATGGCGAAGAACGTTGGTCGAGGCGGTCGTGAGCGCTCGCTGCTCGCTGCTGGGGAAAACGATTCGCGAAGGCCAATTCCGCTCGCAGTTTGGTGCTGCCGTCGTGGCCGTGGCGCGTGGCGATCGCCGGTTGTCAGGCAAGATAGGCGATGTGCGGCTGGAGGTGGGCGATGTATTGCTGTTGGAGGCGGCACCATCGTTTATGCACCGCCAGCGCGAATTGCGAGATTTTATCTTGGTCAGTGCTGTAGAAAAAGCGGCAGTCCGACGGCATGATCGAGCTGCTTTGTCGGTGATTATCATGTTGGGCCTGGTGGCTGTGGCCGCACTGAATGTAGCGTCGATTTTGACCGCCTCGTTGATTGGTGCTTTGCTGATGGTCCTGTGCCGCTGCTGCACGCAAGGCGAAGCGCTACGTAGCGTTGAATGGTCAGTGCTGATTGTGATCGGGGCAGCTATCGGCATCGGCAATGCGCTGGATAAAAGCGGTGCAGCTTCTAGTCTGGCCAACGGATTGCTGGAATTGGCGGGCGGGAATCCGCTCTGGTCGCTGGCTGCGGTCTATTTGGCCACCATGCTAACTACGGAACTGGTGACCAACAATGCGGCGGCAGTGTTGATGTTTTCAATAGCCACCAGCGCAGCCGCCAAGCTGGGTGTCGACGTGACGCCGTTTGTTATCGTGGTGATGATCGCGGCATCCGCTAGTTTTCTAACGCCATTTGGATATCAGACCAACATGATGGTCTATGGTGCTGGAGCCTATCGCATTTCAGACTACGTGCGATTTGGGTTGCCGGTAACGTTGATCCTCTTTGCGCTCAGCATGGTTATCGTGCCTTGGTACTGGCCGCTAGTGAGCAAATAA
- a CDS encoding DUF1553 domain-containing protein: MATRVARFLWLVALLASPLRAQMEFVVLPQVISLTGQDAIAHLLIQEAAPNVEAAQAGGQRAAGPAIANGVTLQIAEPAIAKIENQCVIAVADGATELLVRVAGYDRIARVPVVVRGAGQPRQWQFGAHVQSILSRQGCNSGACHGALAGKGGFRLSLRGYDSDADHFAITAHDFGRRIEPADPTNSLLLTKPSLTLPHKGGLRLEPGTLDYRILAQWISAGAPGSQQDDARLTSIEVLPEAVQLEVDDSQPLVVLAHYADGRTEDVTTWARFSSSDETVARVDDKGIVQVVGRGRGAIVAWFASRIANTKIDVPYHEPYTHPAPSLVGDASQVSAMQRSGALQEFHPQNLIDRVLLDEWRSLGLAPSPICDDATFLRRAYLDATGALPTPEQVQQFLDDADPQRRPRLVDQLLGSPRFVDYWSYQWSDLLLVNGNLLRPKAVEAFYRWIRTQVQDNVPWDQFARQIVLARGDSLQYGATNFYAIHQTPEAMTENVCLAFMGLSIECAKCHNHPLEKWTNDQYYAMANLFSRVRAKGWGGDARNGDGVRTLVVLDRGDLIQPSRGRPQPPAALDSPPLDELDSEDRRISLATWLTAPENPYFSRAIVNRVWANFFGVGLIQPVDDLRSSNPASSPRLMRQLSDYLAQSGYDLRVLMRLIMNSSVYQLSSEATPLNRDDQRFFCRYYPRRLMAEVLHDAVVQVTNVPTVFKEIEFSGADKQPTDFYPPGTTALGLYDSAVANRFLQAFGRHQRRITCQCERSDQPTVVQVLHLSNGETINEKLASDACVLTDWLDSSLPLETIVQQAYIRTLSRRPATLESQRVVQELRDALAAGASPREALEDLLWSLLSSSEFLFAH, encoded by the coding sequence ATGGCAACACGTGTAGCGCGATTCCTGTGGCTGGTAGCATTGTTGGCAAGTCCGCTACGGGCTCAGATGGAGTTTGTGGTCCTTCCGCAAGTTATCTCGCTAACTGGCCAGGATGCTATTGCTCATTTGCTAATACAAGAGGCTGCGCCGAATGTTGAAGCTGCACAGGCTGGCGGCCAGCGCGCGGCCGGACCTGCAATTGCCAATGGCGTCACGCTGCAGATTGCCGAGCCTGCTATTGCAAAGATCGAGAACCAATGCGTCATTGCCGTTGCCGACGGAGCGACCGAGTTACTGGTGCGCGTCGCCGGGTACGACCGCATTGCGCGTGTCCCGGTGGTAGTGCGTGGGGCAGGTCAGCCTAGGCAGTGGCAATTCGGCGCGCACGTGCAGTCAATCCTGTCACGCCAAGGCTGCAACAGTGGCGCTTGTCACGGCGCATTGGCTGGCAAAGGAGGCTTTCGATTGTCGCTTCGTGGCTACGATTCAGATGCCGACCATTTCGCGATCACCGCTCATGATTTTGGGCGTCGAATCGAACCGGCTGACCCCACCAATAGCTTGTTATTAACCAAGCCAAGTTTAACCCTGCCGCACAAAGGCGGTTTACGACTTGAACCGGGCACACTCGACTACCGAATACTTGCGCAGTGGATTTCTGCTGGTGCCCCTGGCAGCCAGCAGGATGATGCTCGACTGACCAGCATTGAAGTTCTGCCCGAAGCGGTACAGCTTGAGGTGGACGACAGTCAGCCGCTGGTTGTGCTTGCGCACTATGCCGATGGCCGTACCGAAGATGTAACGACTTGGGCCAGATTCAGCTCGAGCGACGAGACGGTTGCTCGCGTTGATGACAAGGGTATTGTTCAAGTCGTAGGGCGCGGGCGAGGTGCCATAGTAGCTTGGTTCGCCAGCCGCATTGCTAACACCAAGATTGACGTACCGTATCACGAGCCTTACACTCACCCCGCCCCATCATTGGTTGGCGATGCTAGTCAAGTAAGCGCGATGCAGCGCAGTGGCGCGCTTCAAGAGTTCCATCCCCAAAATCTAATCGACCGGGTGTTGTTGGACGAGTGGCGATCGCTGGGCCTCGCCCCGTCGCCAATCTGCGATGACGCCACGTTTCTGCGGCGAGCCTACCTGGATGCGACCGGGGCTTTGCCAACTCCAGAGCAGGTTCAACAGTTCCTGGATGATGCAGATCCGCAGCGCCGCCCACGACTGGTCGACCAGTTGTTGGGCAGTCCTCGGTTCGTTGATTACTGGAGCTACCAGTGGTCAGACCTGCTCCTGGTAAACGGCAATCTATTACGCCCTAAGGCGGTAGAGGCCTTCTATCGCTGGATCCGCACCCAGGTGCAGGACAATGTTCCGTGGGACCAGTTCGCACGACAAATTGTGTTGGCGCGAGGCGACAGTCTACAGTATGGCGCTACCAATTTTTACGCTATCCATCAGACGCCTGAGGCCATGACCGAAAACGTGTGCTTGGCCTTCATGGGCTTGTCCATTGAATGCGCCAAGTGCCACAATCATCCCTTGGAGAAATGGACAAACGATCAGTACTATGCGATGGCCAATCTGTTTTCGCGCGTGCGCGCCAAAGGCTGGGGGGGTGACGCACGTAACGGCGATGGTGTTCGCACGTTGGTCGTGCTGGACCGCGGAGACTTGATTCAGCCATCGCGCGGCCGACCACAACCTCCAGCTGCCCTGGACTCTCCGCCGTTAGATGAACTGGATTCAGAAGATCGCAGAATATCACTGGCTACTTGGTTAACCGCTCCCGAGAATCCTTATTTTAGCCGAGCCATCGTCAATCGCGTGTGGGCCAATTTTTTTGGAGTTGGTCTGATACAGCCGGTGGATGATTTGCGCTCCAGCAATCCGGCCTCCAGCCCGCGACTAATGCGACAGCTTTCCGATTACCTGGCGCAGTCGGGTTACGATCTTCGAGTCCTCATGCGACTGATCATGAACTCCAGCGTATATCAATTGTCATCCGAAGCTACCCCTTTGAATCGCGACGACCAACGATTTTTCTGCCGCTACTATCCGCGACGATTGATGGCCGAAGTGCTGCACGATGCGGTGGTTCAAGTGACCAATGTGCCTACCGTCTTCAAAGAGATTGAATTCTCAGGTGCTGATAAACAGCCGACGGATTTCTATCCTCCAGGCACTACCGCCCTTGGCTTGTACGACTCGGCCGTTGCCAACCGCTTTCTGCAAGCGTTTGGTCGGCACCAGCGGCGCATTACCTGCCAGTGTGAACGTAGCGACCAGCCCACGGTCGTGCAGGTATTGCATCTGAGCAACGGAGAGACCATCAATGAAAAACTGGCCAGTGACGCCTGCGTGCTCACAGACTGGCTGGACAGTTCGCTGCCATTGGAGACGATCGTCCAGCAAGCCTACATCCGCACGTTGTCTCGGCGTCCAGCGACGCTTGAGAGCCAGCGCGTCGTGCAGGAATTGAGGGATGCTCTAGCTGCTGGTGCCTCACCTCGCGAGGCACTGGAAGACCTGCTGTGGAGCCTCCTAAGCAGCTCCGAATTCTTATTTGCTCACTAG